Proteins encoded in a region of the Peromyscus leucopus breed LL Stock chromosome 15, UCI_PerLeu_2.1, whole genome shotgun sequence genome:
- the Ncstn gene encoding nicastrin: MATTRGGSGPDPGSRGLLLLLSFSVILAGLCGGNSVERKIYIPLNKTAPCVRLLNATHQIGCQSSISGDTGVIHVVEKEEDLQWVLTDGPNPPYMVLLEGKLFIRDVMEKLKGRTSRIAGLAVTLDKPNSTSGFSPSVQCPNDGFGIYSNSYGAEFAHCKQTLWNELGNGLAYEDFSFPIFLLEDENETKVIKQCYQDHNLGQNGSAPSFPLCAMQLFSHMHAVISTATCMRRSFIQSTFSINPEIVCDPLSDYNVWSMLKPINTSGALEPDDRVVVAATRLDSRSFFWNVAPGAESAVASFVTQLAAAEALHKAPDVASLPRNVMFVFFQGETFDYIGSSRMVYDMENGKFPVRLENIDSFVELGQVALRTSLDLWMHTDPMSQKNESVKNQVEDLLVTLEKSGAGVPEVVLRRQNQSQALPPSSLQRFLRARNISGVVLADHSGSFHNRYYQSIYDTAENINVTYPEWQSPEEDLNFVTDTAKALANVATVLARALYELAGGTNSIDSIQADPQTVTRLLYGFLVRSNNSWFQSILRQDLRSYLDDGPLQHYIAVSSPTNATHVVQYALANLTGTVTDLTREQCQDPSKVPNESKDLYDYSWVQGPLNSNKTERLPRCVRSTVRLARALSPAFELSQWGSTEYSTWSESRWKDIQARIFLIASKELEFITLIVGFSILVFSLIVTYCINAKADVLFVAPREPGAVSY, translated from the exons ATGGCTACGACTAGGGGCGGCTCTGGGCCTGACCCAGGAAGTCGGggtcttcttctccttctgtctttttccGTGATCCTGGCAG GATTGTGTGGGGGAAACTCAGTGGAGAGGAAAATCTACATCCCCTTAAATAAAACCGCTCCTTGTGTACGCCTGCTCAATGCCACTCATCAGATCGGCTGCCAGT CTTCAATTAGTGGGGATACAGGGGTTATCCACGTagtggagaaagaagaggatCTGCAGTGGGTATTGACGGATGGGCCCAACCCCCCTTACATGGTTCTACTGGAGGGCAAGCTCTTCATCAG GGATGTAATGGAAAAGCTGAAGGGGAGAACCAGCAGAATTGCTGGTCTTGCAGTGACTCTAGACAAGCCCAATTCGACTTCAGGTTTCTCTCCTAGTGTGCAGTGCCCAAATGATGGGTTCG gtATTTACTCCAACTCCTACGGGGCAGAGTTTGCTCACTGCAAACAAACACTGTGGAATGAACTGGGCAATGGCTTGGCTTATGAAGACTTTAGTTTTCCCATCTTTCTTCTCGAAGATGAGAATGAAACCAAGGTCATCAAGCAG TGCTATCAAGACCACAACCTGGGTCAGAACGGCTCTGCCCCGAGCTTCCCGCTGTGCGCGATGCAGCTCTTCTCACACATGCACGCCGTCATCAGCACCGCCACCTGCATGCGGCGCAGCTTCATCCAGAGCACCTTCAGCATCAACCCAG AAATCGTCTGTGACCCCTTATCTGACTACAACGTCTGGAGCATGCTTAAGCCTATAAATACATCTGGGGCATTAGAACCCGATGACAGGGTGGTGGTTGCTGCCACCCGG CTGGATAGCCGGTCCTTCTTCTGGAATGTGGCCCCGGGGGCAGAAAGTGCTGTAGCCTCTTTTGTCACGCAGCTGGCTGCAGCTGAAGCTTTGCACAAGGCACCTGATGTGGCCAGCCTACCCCGCAATGTGATGTTCGTCTTCTTCCAGGGG gAAACTTTTGACTACATTGGCAGCTCAAGGATGGTCTACGACATGGAGAACGGCAAGTTTCCGGTGCGGCTAGAGAACATTGATTCATTTGTGGAGCTGGGACAG GTGGCCTTAAGAACTTCACTAGATCTCTGGATGCACACAGATCCCATGTCTCAGAAAAACGAATCTGTGAAGAACCAG GTGGAGGACCTTCTGGTCACTCTGGAGAAGAGTGGTGCCGGTGTCCCCGAAGTCGTCCTCAGGAGACAGAATCAGTCACAGGCCCTTCCTCCATCGTCTCTACAGCGGTTTCTTCGGGCTCGAAACATCTCTGGTGTAGTTCTGGCTGACCATTCTGGTTCCTTCCATAATCG GTATTACCAGAGCATTTACGACACCGCTGAGAACATTAACGTGACCTATCCTGAGtggcagagcccagaagaggatcTGAACTTTGTGACAGACACCGCCAAG GCGCTGGCGAACGTGGCCACAGTGCTGGCACGTGCATTGTATGAGCTTGCAGGAGGAACCAACTCCATTGATTCGATTCAGGCTGATCCCCAAACA GTAACACGTCTGCTCTATGGGTTCCTGGTTAGATCCAACAACTCATGGTTTCAGTCTATCCTCAGACAGGACCTCAGGTCCTATTTGG ATGACGGGCCTCTTCAACATTACATCGCTGTCTCCAGCCCTACCAACGCGACCCACGTTGTGCAGTACGCCTTGGCAAACCTGACGGGCACGGTGACCGACCTCACCCGAGAGCAGTGCCAGGATCCAAGTAAAGTCCCAAATGAAAGCAAGGAT CTGTATGACTACTCATGGGTACAGGGCCCTTTGAATTCCAACAAGACAGAGCGGCTCCCCCGGTGTGTGCGCTCCACAGTACGACTGGCCAGGGCCTTGTCCCCTGCCTTTGAACTGAGTCAGTGGGGCTCCACAGAATACTCGACGTGGTCCGAGAGCCGCTGGAAAGACATCCAAGCGCGGATATTCCTAATTGCCAGCAAAGAACTTGAG TTTATCACCCTGATCGTGGGCTTCAGCATCCTCGTCTTCTCCCTCATCGTCACATACTGCATCAACGCCAAAGCCGACGTCCTCTTCGTGGCTCCCAGAGAGCCAGGAGCCGTGTCTTACTGA